From the genome of Geobacter sp. SVR, one region includes:
- a CDS encoding transporter substrate-binding domain-containing protein, translating to MGHLGGTARHGKTEGRKGEHPLRATRILFKALLVLLACLSCLAPLSLRAEDGEAPSAKRTIVVGGDPDYPPYEFLDKNGQPAGYNVDLTRAIADVMGMKVEFRFGGWSEMRAALQDGSLDILQGISYSDDRSHSIDFSPPHNIVYHAVFARRDTPPVRSLEELRGKQVIVFKGGIMHDLLVKMGYGPNLTLTATPADALRMLASGQREYAVVAILPGMYLIRELHLTNLVPVAKGVVSQRYCYGVRKGNAELLARFSEGLAILMKTGQYQAIYDKWLGVQEPQRVSWDRVVRYGLIVLVPLFLILIGTVVWSRALQRRVALRTEELAREVQERKRALEELRSHQDRLVQADKMASLGILVSGVAHEINNPNGLILLNLPILREVYADAGELLEARYREQGDFLLGGLSYARMRQEVPLMLEEMSEGAKRIKRIVEDLKDFARRDDAVRREPFDLNAVVQAAVRLVEPSIRRATTRFNAEYDEHLSTMCGNAQRIEQVVVNLIINACQALPDTGRSISLRTACDPLTLSASLTVRDEGTGISPEHLPHLTDPFFTTKRETGGTGLGLSISAGIVKEHGGTLTFECPPGGGTIVTLVLPSPLADC from the coding sequence ATGGGGCATTTGGGCGGAACAGCACGGCACGGCAAAACGGAGGGGCGGAAGGGCGAACACCCGCTCCGGGCGACACGTATCTTGTTCAAAGCGCTGCTGGTGCTGCTGGCATGCTTGTCCTGCCTGGCGCCGCTCTCCCTCCGCGCCGAGGATGGCGAGGCTCCGTCCGCCAAAAGGACGATCGTCGTCGGCGGCGATCCCGATTATCCCCCCTATGAATTTCTGGACAAGAACGGCCAGCCTGCCGGCTACAATGTGGATTTGACCCGCGCGATTGCCGACGTGATGGGCATGAAGGTGGAATTCCGCTTCGGGGGCTGGTCGGAGATGCGTGCCGCCCTCCAGGACGGCAGTCTCGATATCCTGCAGGGCATCTCCTATTCCGACGACCGTTCCCATTCCATCGATTTCTCCCCGCCGCACAACATCGTCTACCATGCCGTTTTCGCCCGCCGCGACACCCCTCCGGTCCGTTCGCTGGAGGAACTGCGCGGCAAGCAGGTGATCGTCTTCAAGGGTGGGATCATGCACGACCTGCTGGTCAAGATGGGATACGGCCCCAACCTCACCCTGACCGCAACCCCGGCCGATGCCCTGCGCATGCTGGCTTCGGGACAGCGGGAGTATGCCGTGGTAGCCATCCTGCCGGGCATGTACCTGATCCGCGAGTTGCATCTGACCAACCTGGTGCCGGTGGCCAAAGGGGTGGTTTCGCAGCGCTACTGTTACGGCGTCAGAAAAGGCAATGCCGAGCTCCTGGCACGCTTCAGCGAAGGGCTGGCGATCCTGATGAAGACCGGCCAGTATCAGGCCATTTACGACAAATGGCTGGGGGTGCAGGAACCGCAGCGGGTATCCTGGGACCGGGTTGTCAGGTACGGACTGATAGTTCTGGTACCGCTGTTCCTGATCCTGATCGGTACGGTGGTCTGGTCGCGGGCCCTGCAGCGGCGGGTGGCGCTGCGCACCGAGGAACTGGCCCGGGAGGTGCAGGAACGCAAGCGTGCCCTGGAAGAGTTGCGCAGCCATCAGGACAGACTGGTCCAGGCCGACAAGATGGCATCCCTGGGGATTCTGGTTTCCGGCGTGGCCCACGAGATCAACAATCCCAACGGGTTGATTCTGCTCAACCTGCCGATCCTCAGGGAAGTGTATGCCGATGCGGGAGAGCTGCTGGAGGCCCGCTATCGCGAACAGGGGGACTTTCTGCTGGGTGGGCTGAGCTATGCCCGCATGCGCCAGGAGGTCCCCCTGATGCTGGAGGAAATGTCGGAAGGGGCCAAGCGCATCAAGCGCATTGTGGAGGACCTGAAGGATTTTGCCCGGCGCGACGATGCCGTCCGCAGGGAGCCTTTTGATCTCAATGCCGTTGTGCAGGCCGCCGTCCGCCTGGTGGAGCCCTCCATCCGGCGGGCCACCACCCGTTTCAACGCAGAGTACGACGAGCACCTCTCCACGATGTGCGGAAATGCGCAGAGGATCGAGCAGGTGGTGGTGAACCTGATCATCAACGCCTGTCAGGCCCTGCCCGATACCGGCCGGAGTATCTCCCTGCGCACGGCCTGCGATCCCCTGACCCTCAGCGCCTCCCTGACGGTCCGTGATGAGGGGACCGGCATCTCACCGGAGCATCTGCCGCACCTGACCGACCCCTTTTTCACCACCAAGCGGGAAACCGGGGGAACCGGACTCGGGCTGTCGATTTCGGCCGGCATCGTCAAGGAACATGGCGGTACGTTGACCTTCGAGTGCCCTCCCGGTGGCGGCACGATCGTGACACTTGTACTTCCCAGTCCGTTAGCAGACTGTTGA
- a CDS encoding DUF72 domain-containing protein — translation MSPDLRIGCSGFNYPHWRGPFYPEHLSQRRWFSHYFSVFSCVELNVTFYRLLPARTFEKWHDETPENFVFAVKGSRYITHVKWLVDPEEPLRRFFDGALALREKLAAVLWQLPPHFSLNLERLDNFLRCCRNYPVRHVLEFRHESWATDEVVDLCRRHNAAMCLADAPGFLVHAPLTADFVYIRRHGLEGRYNSCYTREELAADARQIRSFLTGGRDVQIYFNNDYMGYAPQNAQELTALLSVG, via the coding sequence ATGTCCCCAGATCTGCGCATCGGCTGCAGCGGATTCAATTATCCCCATTGGCGCGGACCTTTCTACCCCGAACATCTTTCCCAACGGCGCTGGTTCAGCCATTATTTTTCGGTTTTTTCCTGTGTCGAGCTGAATGTTACCTTCTATCGACTCCTACCGGCGCGGACCTTTGAAAAGTGGCATGATGAAACACCCGAGAATTTCGTCTTTGCAGTCAAGGGCAGCCGGTATATCACCCACGTAAAATGGCTGGTCGATCCGGAGGAACCGCTCAGGCGGTTCTTCGACGGCGCTCTGGCGCTGCGCGAAAAGCTCGCTGCAGTGCTCTGGCAACTCCCACCCCATTTTTCCCTGAACCTCGAACGCCTGGACAATTTTCTCCGCTGCTGCAGGAACTACCCGGTACGCCATGTTCTCGAATTCAGGCACGAAAGCTGGGCAACGGACGAGGTGGTCGACCTGTGCCGCCGTCACAATGCAGCCATGTGCCTGGCCGATGCGCCCGGATTCCTGGTCCACGCCCCACTTACCGCCGACTTCGTCTATATCCGCCGCCATGGACTGGAAGGGCGCTACAACAGTTGCTATACCCGTGAGGAACTGGCCGCCGATGCCCGACAGATCCGGTCTTTTTTGACTGGCGGGCGCGATGTGCAGATCTACTTCAACAACGACTACATGGGCTACGCCCCCCAAAACGCCCAGGAACTGACGGCGCTGCTGTCGGTCGGCTGA
- a CDS encoding SlyX family protein, producing the protein MSESLEERITELELRFMHQERTIQELNETVYRQEQIIVRLERSYTLISEQLRTMNPSAICDPDEEQPPPHY; encoded by the coding sequence ATGTCGGAGAGTTTGGAAGAACGCATCACCGAATTGGAGCTGCGTTTCATGCATCAGGAACGCACGATTCAGGAACTGAACGAAACGGTTTACCGACAGGAGCAGATCATTGTCCGTCTGGAGCGGAGTTACACCCTGATCAGTGAACAGCTCCGCACCATGAACCCCTCGGCGATCTGTGATCCGGACGAGGAACAGCCGCCCCCGCATTACTGA